CTCGCCCCTATGCTCTTCCTAGTGCATCTCCGCGTCGCACGTGCCAATACCGCTGCGCAGAAAATTGAACTGTACGTTGGGATGGTCGGCCAACAACGACATTGGAACCGCTGAGTCGGGGATTTTTTTTGAGATCATGAGCGTGGTCAAGCGCTGGCCGAACGGGTTGTCGTGGTTGCCAGCGTGCCAGATTGAGACCTTTTCGGCTTGCCAGGTTTCCACGGGGCCAACGCTAATGGCTTGCGTCGGCACGGTAGAAACCACGCCGCCGCCACTGGTGCGGGCGTTTTGAATGATCGTCATTGGATGGAGATCGACGACACGCGTCCCTAGCTTGCGATATTCGGCCGGCGGCGGCGGCGCGTCTTTGTACTTTCCTTCGCGACGCGGTGGGTCGTTGAACGCCCAATGTTTCACCTCGCCTTGGCCCCCTTGTATCACGATGCAGCGAGCATGCTTCCAGCTTTCGACATATTCACGCACATCGGCCTTTGGGAAATGCAAATTCTTCTCCGGCATTCGCAATTCCGGTTTGATTCGGTTAAAGCACAAGTCGCGGTCGCACTTGGCAAAGCTGAGGGGAAAGGTCTCAGGTACGTCACGGCCGTCAATGGCCCATTCGTCCATTCCCCAAAAATGCGCGTTTTTCAGGTCGAGCTCTAGCTCATTGACGAGCCGGGCTACCAGAGGAAGTTGCTCGGTTGGCCCGATCGGGCCGCAAATTCCAGTCGGTTGATCGGGCGTGGCCTGTTTCCAGGCGCTAATGTATTCGAGCGCCTCGGCCAAATAGAAATCCTCTATGGTGTCGTAGAATTTCACGGCAAAACCTGGACGCGACAAGCCAAACATATCGTCGGCCGAAAGTCTTGCGGCATCGTCTACGATTTCTCGATCGAGCGTGGTGTAATCCCACCAATCGGGAGCAACTTTGCTGAGAGAACGCATGAGAAATGGGGCATTCGAATGAGAATTGCGAAGGGAAACTAGTTCGTCGCCACGCCGGACAGAAAATATCCGCAGTTTGCAACGATTGCTGCAGATTATGGCAAAACAACTGCGGTAGCGATAGCCCTTGACGGACTCAAATCGTTAAGGTTATCGCGCTGCGTAAAAGAGAAAGAATCGCCGTTTGCGGCGAGTCGGTTACATTTCCTGGCCGACATCGACGACTTCGATCAGATCGAAGTTGTCGCCTTTGGCGGCGCCGCCCATAACAAGAATCTTGGAACCGTAGGGCACGATGCGATGGACAATTCGTGGCGTGTTGGCCGCGACGCGGTCCCAGCGGCCGGCAGTTTGGTTGAAACAATATATATTGCCGTTGCCGACGCTGACAAAGACTCGACCGTTCAAGGCACATGCGGCAGGAGCGAAGCCGTTGAATTGCGGCCCAGGAATATTGGGGCCGGAACTCCATTTGCCAGTAGAAGCATCATAAATGTCAACATCAAGGCTTGGCGTGTCGTCCTCCATGAAGCCGCCGATGAGATAGATCTTGCGATCGGCCACTGCGGCAATCAACGCGCGGCGCTGAAAAGGCTGCTCGACACTGGTCCACGCTAAGTTCTTGGCTGTCAGATCGAGTACATCCATTTTCGAGAGCCACTCCTGGCCATCTTTGCCGGTCATATTCCAGCCGCCAATGACATAGAGCTTGCCGTCGACAACTACTACATCGTGCGATGATCGCGGCACGGGAAGCGGTGGTAGCGGCTCCCATTTTCCAGTTGCCGGATCAAAACAAACACAGTCGGCCACTGAATGATTGT
The genomic region above belongs to Pirellulales bacterium and contains:
- a CDS encoding glucosamine-6-phosphate isomerase; protein product: MRSLSKVAPDWWDYTTLDREIVDDAARLSADDMFGLSRPGFAVKFYDTIEDFYLAEALEYISAWKQATPDQPTGICGPIGPTEQLPLVARLVNELELDLKNAHFWGMDEWAIDGRDVPETFPLSFAKCDRDLCFNRIKPELRMPEKNLHFPKADVREYVESWKHARCIVIQGGQGEVKHWAFNDPPRREGKYKDAPPPPAEYRKLGTRVVDLHPMTIIQNARTSGGGVVSTVPTQAISVGPVETWQAEKVSIWHAGNHDNPFGQRLTTLMISKKIPDSAVPMSLLADHPNVQFNFLRSGIGTCDAEMH